GCCGGAGCGCCGCGCCCCCCATCCCCGCAGCGGCAAAGCACAAGCGTTCCCACGTTCTCCCGCAACACTAGTGCCTTGACCAGGCCCCGGGGCTCGCGGCTGAGTGGCAGCCGTGCTCCTGGAGCCGCTGGCTGCCTGCACCGCAGCCCTGCCTTGTTGAGCTGCGCCCCTGCCTGCCCGCGGCTGAGCTCAGGATGGGGAGGGTCCGACCGCACCTTGCTCAGCCCCTCCACGGACGGTGCTTGGCTGCTCCGAGCCGGGGGCCGCCGGTTTGGCGGGGCGATGGCAGCAACAGGAGCCGGCTCGAACTAATCCTCACTGGGGTATTAAGCCATTTTTACTGCTTACCAAATGTGCCTTCGGCCTGGGCGGCGTGGAGCTGTgagctgcctgccctggggggtcatgatggggggggggggtaaatgcACATGAGGGGCTAAGGCAGCTCTTGGGAGTAGGGGGTGTAACCCCCCCCTTGGTGCTTTAACCCCAGGCTGCTTAGCCAGGCCCCGGCAGTCAGGGGAGCAGCGCCGGCTCCTCCCAACACCGCCTGGTCCTGCAGCCAGGTGGAAGCGCTGTGGATCCGTTTTCCTCGGGAGCTTCCCCTTGCCCGTGAGCCCGGAGGGCAGGGGCCAAACCCATGCACATGGTGGGGCCAAGCCTGAGGGCTCTGCTGCCTCTCTTCTCCACCAGCCGGGAGCCAAGCTGCGGCATAGCAGGGACACTCCCGCACCCAccgtggagcctgccccagccggAGGACTGAACAGCACAAAGCAGCGAGGGGCCGGGACTGGGTCTGTCTTCAGCTCATGCAGCCCTGCGGAGCGcgtggtgcccagggctgctgctctggCCCCCCCGCCCATTGCCCCCCCAACATCCTTTGCTTTTCTAACAAAGTCTTACCAGGGTCAGGGCAGCCCCCAGAGTCGGGTTGCGTGAGGGGAGTCCTGGCTGGAGGACGGCACGGGGCTCCGGGTTCGGTGTGGGGCCCAGACAGTCGCGCTGTCCCCCAGAGAACGTGGTGTTTGGAAAGCTGGTGTTGCTGTGGGCAAATGGGCATCTCTCTCCCATGCCCCCCTTGCTCTGCCAGCACTGACTGAGCTGCTATGCACatgctgctgggcctggctgcTCTCAAGGGGTGGAAGCGTGCTGGGGGCTTCCAGGGAAGGGCCGAGAGCCTGGAGCACGTTGTCTGCGGTTCGCGCCTGGCCTTGGGGACAGCTGCGACTGTAGGCACTGTGCCGCTAGCTGCCCCTGGGTGCGGTTCATCCTGCCCAGTGCGGGCAGCAGTGGGTGAGGGCGAGCGGTCACTAGCAAAGCCCTGGATGGGGCGGCAGTGGTGGGGTCAGCCCAGAAGTGCCTGTGGGTTGGGCTGGCTGGTGGCTCCTCACCCGGGCAGCAGGGCCCCCAGGTCTCACTGCTGGGCCGTAGGCCGTCGGGACGCTCGGACCACCCGCTCCCACAGCCGGGGCATCTggcacctgcctggcagcagagggTCCTGCACAGAGGGCAGTCGGGGGACCTGCGGGGgggaggcagtgccaggggcacTGCACCCCCCTCCGCGACCCTGCCCCGAGGTTGGACAAGCGCCTTCCTCCTCTTGTCCCAGCTGTGGCTCCTCACCTGTTTGCCAGGACCCTTGTGTTCAGCCCCAAGCTGCTCTCTGCATGGCCCTGGGAGCACTGGGGCTGCCTTGGCCCCACTGAACCCACGGCCCCGTGGACGGGCAGCCCCGCGCtgacccagccagggcagggggctcgtTTGCACGCTGCCCTGTTCTCTCCTGGGCTCTTAATTGCCCCACACATGCCCCCTGGGAGCACTGAGCCTCGCGCCAGTCCAGCCACTCAGGTCCTCTTAGCTTTGAAGGTGTCTAATGCTTTACCACCGTACTGAAAGGGCTGTTCTTCGGCTTCCTTTTCCGAGGCCTTCCCCGTGCCCTCACCACCAGCTTTATCCGGTTGGTGCACCTGCCCTGTGCCTTGAGCAGCATCTGTGCCCAGCGGAGCAGGCGGCTTTCCCAGAGCCCGTGCAGGCGACGCGCTTGCTCCTGCGCGGCCTCTCCTTGCAGGGAGCGGGATGGAAGCACGaaatcccagctctgcctcctccccgTCACCTCTGGGACGCTGGGAACTAGGAGACGTCTCTGCTAGGGCCTCTCCGGAGCCTGAAGGAAATGCGCTAGtagggcacagcccctgctggtcAGGGacgcaggggaggagggggaatgccCTGTGCTCGGCTTGTCGCTGTCCTGGTGGGTATCTTCAGTGCAAGCCTCTCGGGCGAACGATGCTGTGGTCACTAACACCTGTGGCCGGTACAGGGGCTTGCCTGCTGGGGGGGGATGCATGGCTGACCTTTCCCAAGCCAGAGGGGCCTAAGGTCACCCAGAGCCAGTTCATTTAGGTGGTCCGCCAGCAGGATGACGCCCTTTGCAAAATGTCTTGTGCAAAGCTCGTCTGCCGTGCCGCGGGCAGCAGGGCTCCGGCCGCGGCTGGCTGCACCGCGCCAAATACGAAGCAATAAAGAACAGGACGGTGGAGCTCGCCGAAGCAAGCGCCGCCTGGGCAGGGTCACGCTTTGGGTGCGCACGGACCCTGGGCGCAGAACTGCTCGCGGACCCGCAGCTGCTGCGGTACTAAGTGCCCGACAACGAAACCGCTCGTTTGCCTCCGTGCCATGGGACAATGTGCGCGCACTTCTCACCCGACCCCATCCACGCCCAGGCGTGTGAACAGGAGCCGGGGGAGGCGGCTGCGGGGCTGTTTCTGACCCCTCTGTcttcctgtcccttcccctcgGCCCCGCCGTGCTAGCGGGGCGCCCTGTGCCCATAGCATGGCCGGCCGGGAACCAGCCATCGCGGCGCAGCAGTGTTAAGGGTGAATGTCGGAGAAAGCCCCCGAGGCCCCGGTGCCAAAGACGAGACCCCGATGGGTGCAGGAGGCCCCGGGTGCCCTGGGGAGCAGCTTGCACAGGACCACTACAGATATTCACTTGTGCAAAATGCGCTGCTCGACGGCAGCAAGGCGCGGGCTGCCTCGTCCTGCCAGGCCGTCCCGGCTGCTCTATTTTTGTACCCTTTCTAAGCCGCTATTTATACCAGACTTCTCCCCCTCGAGGTTTTGAATCTCAGCCTTTCGGGACGTCCAGGTTACCAAATCCAgaccccccagccaggcagggcagggcaggccggtCCGCGGTCGTTACACGCCGAACAAAAGCTTTACGTGtactccagaaatgcagctcGGAGGCACCTCTCGGCCGGCGCGGGGCCTGTGTTGTATTGTCCGTAGCAATGCCAGCGGGACCGGGGCCGAGCTGAACCTTTCTGTTGTAAATACCAATAAAGGTCGGTGCCTTTAGGGTCTCGTGTTTGGTCTCCCTCTGCTTCGGcttggagaaggggctgggtgtcGACTGGGCAGCGCTCAGCACGGGGGGAAGACGCCAGGCCATGTGCCACCAGCCCCGTCTCGCAAGGGAAGGGTCCTGGTCCCTGGGGAGGGACGTCAGGGCTCTGCTTCATGACCAGGGGCTCCATCCGACCCCCAAATCTCAGCAGATCTGGGGTGTCCGCAGGGTGGGATCGCACCCTCAAGCTTCCCTCCGTGCCCGCGAGGGTGAGGCGCTTGTTTAAATGAACGCGGAGTGTCTCCAGACCCACTGCCCCACGGGGCCCGGGCTGGAGCAGGCTCGGTGCTGGGGCACGTGACTCGGTCTGCATTTGCCCTGGTGGGGCTCGGGCTGGCATCAGGGTCCCCCTCAGGCGCGGTGCCCCAGCAAAGGGTGGTGCGCAGCTTGCACCAGGGCCCCAGCTGCCGATGACAACACCAGTGCCACGAGACAGACCTGGAGCCCTTCAGTGTCGACCCCTGGGCCGTGCCCGGGGAGCGACCGTCGTGGGCAGGGGGCCTCGTGCCCCCCGGTCCCCGCTGTCCCGCTGCAGGGACGGGCGCCGGCCCCCGGGACCGCAGACTCAGCCTGCTCACGAGAACACACACCACAGCCTCGATTCCCCGTGTGCACCTAGGCCGGGAATGAGGGTTTAGGGTCAGGGAAGCGGTTGAGGGTCAGGAGTAGGATTGGGGTTGGGTTTTGGGGGCAGGAGTAGAACTGGGATCAAGGTTTAGGGTCAGAGCTGGGGTTGAGGGTCAAGGTTTAGGGTCAGGAGTAGCATTTGGGTCAGGAGCAGGACTGGGGTCGAGGTTTAGGGTCAGGGGTTGAGGGTCAGGAGCAGGATTAGGATCAAGGGTTAGGGTCAGAGCCGGGGCTGAGGGTCACGGTTTAGGGTCAGGAGTCGCAGCGGGGTCGGCGCGGGTGCCAGGGGGCGCTGCGGGGCGGCAGTTCCCAGCGGGGCCGCCAGGGGCgctctccctctccccagtcGTCTCGTCTCCTCCCCTCTCGTCTcgtctgctccccctccctcccctccccccgcgtCCGCCCGCCGTGCCGTGCCGAGCCGTGCCGTGCCGAGCCGCCCCCGGGAGATGCGATGACAACGTCCACCCTGCAGGTACCGCGGGCCgggggggccggggctggggggccgggccgggccgggccgagctgAGCCTGGCGGCGCTGCCCGCAGAAGGCCATCGACCTGGTGACGCGGGCCACGGAGGAGGACAAGGCCAAGAACTACGCGGAGGCGCTGCGCCTCTACCAGCACGCCGTGGAGTACTTCCTGCACGCCATCAAGTGTGAGCGCGGCCGGGGGGCGGTGCGGGACCGGGCggtgcgggggcggggggcggggggcgggggtgctGAGCGCGGCCCCCCCGGCAGATGAGGCGCACAGCGACAAGGCGAAGGAGAGCATCCGGGCCAAGTGCGTGCAGTACCTGGACCGGGCGGAGAAGCTGAAGGACTACCTGCGCAGCAAGGACAAGCAGAGCAAGAAGCCCGTCAAGGAGGCGCAGAGCGACAGCAAGGGGTGAGCGCGCCCgcgtcgtgtcgtgtcgtgtcctGTCGTGTCGTGTCATGTGTCCCCCCGCCCGGGCGTGACGCCGTGTcctctgcagcagtgacagcgacAGCGAGGGCGAGAACCCCGAAAAGAagaagctgcaggagcagctcatGGGtaaggggccgggccgggccgggccgggagagCGAGCCGGGGGCATCGCGGGCTCGGCGCCCGCCTTGAGAGAGCTGCCTCCCCTGCAGGCGCCATCATGATGGAGAAGCCCAACGTGCGGTGGAACGACGTGGCCGGGCTGGAGGGAGCCAAGGAGGCGCTGAAGGAGGCCGTCATCCTGCCCATCAAATTCCCCCACTTGTTCACCGGTGAGGATTGTGcccggggcgggggcagggctgccccctcgCGCCCCAGAGCCGCCCGCAGGCCGCGGCGTTGCAGCCCCGGGAGCCGGCGAGGAGCGAGGCCGGGCCGGTGCTGCCGGCTGCGGGAGTAGGAGCGTCGCCAGCGGGTCCTGGGCAGCGATTCTTCCCGCTGCTCAGCGCTGGGGAGGCCACGTCCGGAGTCCTgcgtccagctgtggccccccacgGCAGACAGGATGTGGGCACATTGGAGGGCGaccaaaaatggtttgggggctgggggacaggactggtgaggagaggctgagggaacggggctgattgagtctgcagaagaggagaccgagggggattgaatagcagccttcacctccccgcaggggggctgcgaagaggatggagccgggctgttctcagaacaaggagcaatgggctccagctgcagcaagggaagttgaggttggatattaggaaaaactctctcacgaggagggaggtgaagcactggagcagcttacccagagaggtgatggagtcGCCATCCGTGGAGGCTTTTAAGActcggctcaacaaagccttggctgggatgacgtagttgggactggtcctgcttggagcagggctcGGACTagatcagcggttctcaaccttttttgtaccaggacccatttgcagaCATCATTGGCCAGTCCTGAcgcagtgcccctcacccccagccccccagcgtGTGGGGCAGGcgggctccaagcagccccttgcaggctggagctctgctagcctgcaagggaagagccacggtttcccacatatttctcctttaaaggagaatcaatttttaaagttttttgatCCATTTAAATTTTATTCGCGACCCTTTCCTATATCTTTGCGACCCCCTTTTGGGTCGTGAcacacaggttgagaaacactggatttGAGgactcctgaagtcccttccaactcctcATGTTCTGCCATTCTCTGATACCTTTTACTGGGACAGCGGGAGGAGAGGCTAGACGGGGTCGGGCATGGAGGGCCCAtccttgggtcagctccccagTGCGTCTCGGTGGTCATGGGCCAGAATCAGGATCGCTGGAGTCCCAGCCTGAGCAGAAACCCAGAGGCTCCCTTAGCTGGCAGCTCCGGCAGGGAAGGGCACATGAAACCAGCCAGGCCCTAGCAAGGGCAGCGCTAGGCAGACAGACCTTGGCCAGGAGGGAGGTGCTATGGAGGGGGCAGAGCTGGAACCCCAGCTTCACCCTCTCCAGCaagcccagccccggcccagcaGACATGGGCGGCTGACTCACAGCGCTGTGTTGCAGGGAAACGCACACCCTGGCGAGGGATCCTGCTCTTTGGGCCTCCGGGCACGGGGAAGTCATACCTGGCCAAGGCTGTGGCAACCGAGGCCAACAACTCCACCTTCTTCTCCGTGTCGTCTTCGGACTTGATGTCCAAGTGGCTGGGGGAGAGCGAGAAGTAAGTCTGGCTGCTCCACACCGCTCGTgtgagcagggcagagcaagcGCAGGCCCTGAGCCACCCCCAGGGagtggcctgggctgggggctgccacgGGGGAGGGCCCTGGTGCCAtggggtgggcacaggcaggaagcaggggccCATCCTGGCTGCGCACGTGGGTTAGGGTGAGGGCTCACCACTGTCCCTTGGCCTCAGGCTGGTGAAGAACCTCTTTGAGCTGGCGCGGCAGCACAAGCCCTCCATCATCTTCATCGACGAGGTGGACTCGCTGTGTGGCTCCCGCAACGAGAATGAGAGCGAGGCTGCGCGTCGCATCAAAACCGAGTTCCTGGTGCAGATGCAAGGTGCGGGCTCCCCACTTCCCACCGTGGGCTCTGCGTGCCAAGGCTGCAGGCGTGGAGGGGCCAGGAAGGGGACGGGACATGAGACCAAACCCACGAGGATGCCCTCCGTGCTGGTCGCCCTTGCCTCTCCTGACCAGCTCAGCCTGGCGgctgcctgaccccagcccctccAGGGCTCCCAGatgccccactgcccctcactggtcTTTCTGCTTCCGGCAGGTGTTGGCAATAGCAGTGATGGGATCCTCGTCCTCGGTGCCACAAACATCCCGTGGGTGCTTGACTCGGCCATCAGAAGGAGGTGAGCGGGGTTGTGGGCACGGGGGCTGGCACTGCTCTCCTGCTTCCCGTGGTGCAGCAGTGAGGGCTGTCCCGTGTTGCCTTAGTGCCCTGTGTGCGCCTGCAGCCTGTCCCGGTGTTCCTCGCCCCCCTtgcctggcagccaggaggctgaacCCCAGCAAGGCCTGCTACTGCCCCTCCCTTGTCCAGGTTCGAGAAGCGCATCTACATCCCGCTGCCGGAGGAGGCGGCACGGGCCCAGATATTCAGGCTGCACCTGGGGAACACGCCGCACAGCCTGTCGGACACCAACATCCAGGAGCTGGCCCGGAAGACGGACGGCTACTCAGGGGCTGACATCAGCATCATCGTGCGCGACGCCCTCATGCAGCCCGTGCGCAAAGTGCAGTCGGCCACACACTTCAAGAAGGTGAGCGCGGGCGTGCGGGGTGGGGTGGCTGCGGTGGCACCGGCGTCCCCCACTACAGCCACGCGGGCTGTGTTGTGCCACTGCTGTCTCACTGGGCACTGACTGAGCCCCTGGGCTGGCCCCGGGAGTGGGGAGGTACCAGAGATGCGCACGGGCCAGCCCATCAGCGCTGTTCTCTCTGGCCCATTCCAGGTCCGAGGCCCGTCTCGGACCAACCCCAACGTCACCGTCGACGACCTCCTGACCCCGTGCTCTCCTGGAGACCCTGGGGCCATAGAGATGACCTGGATGGAGGTGCCCAGCGACAAGCTAATGGAGCCGACGGTTTGCATGGTAAGGGAGGCGCCATCTCAGGGCTGctgtggggttggggcctggAGCCCTGTACCGTGGGGGGCAGCGTGAGACCTGCTTGGTGCTCCAGACCCTGTCCTGGGGCTCTCCCTGTCCTCCGTGCCAGTGTGGCCCTCACGCCCCCTCTCCTTGTTGTGTAGTCGGACATGCTGCGCTCACTGGCCACCACCCGCCCAACGGTGAATGCCGAGGACCTCCTGAAGGTGAAGAAGTTCACAGAGGACTTTGGGCAGGAAGGTTAAACACTTCTGcccgggggtgggtggggggacgGGCCACCCGGCAGCCACGCACGCGTGTTACTAGCAAAGCCTTGgtgggcgggcgggcaggggctGGCCGTGCCAAGCCAACGCACCACTTCCACTCTCTCCCGAACCCGcatccccatgcctgccctgtggggagggaCGAGGTGGCGCTCACAGCCACCAGACACtatgggaagggctggggcacagccGGGGCTCCCGCAACCTTCCTGCTCTTTGGtttggtttccttttctttttttctttttttttaattttttaaattaatgctgCTTGGGTTTGTCTTGTTTGTATAAAATAAAAACCATATGAAAGCTTCGCTGGCTTGGCCAGGCTTTCTGCAGCACAGGCGCTGGATCCCTCCCTCCTGTCCAGGCTGGAGAGGCGGACCTGGGGTCCTGCTTGGCTCGGGTCCGGCGCCCCGTGGCTGATGGCAAAGCTACTGTCTAGGAGCTTGAGCCCCGGTCCCCCAGGGGTTGATGGAGCCGGGCAAGCTGCGGGACTCTGGGGGAGGTAGGTGCAAGGCCCCCACCTTCCTGGCAGAGCATGGGAGGGGAGATGCCCCCTGCCTTCTCCTGCAAGTAAATTGAGTTGTCTCCTGCAGGGAGGAGGCTTctgccctgtcccctctgcccctgTCCGTATCTCACCCCTAGACCCCAGGCTCTgacccctgcccaggagcagtgtggtgtcctgtgcagctggggctgcccccagAGAGGAAAGCTGGGCCCTTCACTCCCTAGACCCTCTTCCTGCCTGTTTCCTTCCCCCTTCAGCCCTGCCTGGATTCTCAGCTGCGTGGGGCTGCTGCACCTTGCCAGCCGTACAGCTGCACTCCAGGGGCAGGTTTCCTCCCAGCTCATGGGGCTTTTGCTAGTGGGTGCTGAGAGCAGGAGCCCACATGGGAGAAAGGCCTCCAGATGCACAGGCCCTGGGCGCTGGTAGAGGGCCCGgcctggctgcccagggctggagctgtaaGCAAGGCCAGTGCAGGTTTCTTCGTGGGCTGAGCCCAGTGCTCCCGTGTCTCGCTCGCACCCTGTCCTGGTGCCAGGCACTGCTCCTGCCTCCAACAGGGATGGACACACGTGGGACAGAAGGACTGGCAGCCGGGGGGGTGCATCCTGGGAAGTGTAGACCTAATGCACCCCCCATGGGTCCTGGTCACCCCCTGGCAGGATGGGATGATGTTGCAGGGGGGGGGTCCAATGGCGCTGTCCTGCAGGGCTCCCGCAGGgtgcagaagcagctgctgggcGCTCTGTCCCCCCAGGAGGGACTCGGGGCCAAGGCACTGTGGGGGGCATGACCCCGACCTCCAGGGGaacagcagctgcactggggacccccaagagcctccctgctccctcttggGCCATGCAGCCCTCACCTCAGACCCTGGGAATGGCACTGGGTTTTGGCTCAAAATCCCTGAGTttatctggagtcctgtgcccaggtttgccctccccccccttacagaaaggatggggacaCATTGGAGTCTAGCAGTGATGAAATGGTTGGGGGGCATAACATGtgcagagagactgagggaactgggcttatttagcctggggaagaggagactgagggggaatttaataacagccttcaactccctaaAGGTTGGTCCCACAGTGGAtagagctggactggtctcagtgggggcagacgacagggcaaggagcaatgggctcaagctgcagcgagggaagctgaggttggatattagggagaattttcttgctaggagggtggtcaagcactggagcaggctgctCAGAGGTGGtgatggcatctccatccttggaggctttta
Above is a genomic segment from Alligator mississippiensis isolate rAllMis1 chromosome 10, rAllMis1, whole genome shotgun sequence containing:
- the VPS4A gene encoding vacuolar protein sorting-associated protein 4A — protein: MTTSTLQKAIDLVTRATEEDKAKNYAEALRLYQHAVEYFLHAIKYEAHSDKAKESIRAKCVQYLDRAEKLKDYLRSKDKQSKKPVKEAQSDSKGSDSDSEGENPEKKKLQEQLMGAIMMEKPNVRWNDVAGLEGAKEALKEAVILPIKFPHLFTGKRTPWRGILLFGPPGTGKSYLAKAVATEANNSTFFSVSSSDLMSKWLGESEKLVKNLFELARQHKPSIIFIDEVDSLCGSRNENESEAARRIKTEFLVQMQGVGNSSDGILVLGATNIPWVLDSAIRRRFEKRIYIPLPEEAARAQIFRLHLGNTPHSLSDTNIQELARKTDGYSGADISIIVRDALMQPVRKVQSATHFKKVRGPSRTNPNVTVDDLLTPCSPGDPGAIEMTWMEVPSDKLMEPTVCMSDMLRSLATTRPTVNAEDLLKVKKFTEDFGQEG